A stretch of the Deltaproteobacteria bacterium genome encodes the following:
- the tpx gene encoding thiol peroxidase, producing MERKNAITVKGNGVTLIGPELKAGDRAPDFTVLDKGLQPVTLADLKGSVKILSITPSLDTPVCDAQARKFNEEAAKLGDNVTIANISMDLPFAIARFCTTAGIEKVTALSDHRDGSFGEAYGVLIKELRLHARAIFVIDAENTIRYVEVVPEMVDNPDFDKALEAAGNLLPQAASAS from the coding sequence ATGGAAAGAAAAAATGCAATAACAGTTAAAGGTAATGGGGTAACGCTTATTGGGCCGGAACTAAAAGCGGGAGACAGGGCGCCTGACTTTACGGTACTTGACAAAGGACTCCAGCCTGTAACACTGGCTGACCTTAAAGGCAGCGTAAAAATACTCAGCATTACACCCTCTCTCGACACACCTGTTTGTGATGCGCAGGCAAGAAAGTTTAATGAAGAAGCGGCAAAACTGGGAGATAATGTTACTATTGCCAATATCAGTATGGACCTTCCTTTTGCAATCGCCAGATTCTGCACAACAGCAGGGATTGAAAAAGTCACTGCACTGTCTGACCACAGAGACGGTTCTTTCGGTGAGGCCTACGGCGTGCTTATCAAGGAACTGAGACTTCATGCAAGGGCCATTTTTGTAATTGATGCAGAGAATACTATCCGCTACGTTGAAGTTGTCCCTGAAATGGTTGACAACCCTGACTTTGACAAAGCCCTTGAAGCGGCTGGAAACCTGCTTCCACAGGCAGCGTCCGCATCATAA